Genomic window (Candidatus Binatia bacterium):
GAGCGCGAGCACCAGGGTTCCGATCGCGAGCGCCAGGCCGCCGCGCGGCGCGACCCGCGGGGCGGTCGCCCCGGGCATCGGCGTGACCTTGGGCGGGGCGGCGCTCAGCGAGATCTCCACGACCCCCTGCTCGAGCAGGTGGTGGAGCGCTTCGTACACCTCGAAATCCACCAGCTTCGATTGCGCCATGATGTCGCGAATGGGGCGAAGCCCGTCGATCAGGGGCAGCACGCGCCGCTCCGCCTCGGTCATCTCCTTCGGAGGCACCGCCAGCGCCTTGGGGCGGAGCACCATGGCGGTGGAGGAGAGCTCTTCCCTGTAGCGGGCCATCTCGTCGATGCGACGCATCGACTCCATCAGGAGCCCTTCGGTGTTCAGCCGCACGTTCACCGCGAACTTGGGGACCGTGCGCGAGTCTCCCGAGAAGTGATAGGCGCCGGTCTTCCAGGTGAGGAGCTGATGCAGGGTGTCCTGGATCTGGTCTTCGATCGCGTGCCCGAGCTGCTCGCTGGTGAGGTAGTTCCCGCTCAGCAGGATGTCGGTCAGCTCGCGGCGACTCTCGTTCTCGATCGTCTCGACCTGCCGCAGCTGCGGGTCGGTCAGCCGGCCCGTCTTGACCAGGAACGGCTTCAGCGGGTCTTTCGCGTTCCGCCGCCGGTCCCGCGTCGATACGACCTTGCCCCCCTCGAAGAAGATCACGCCGATCTCGTCTCCAGCCGTCAGCTTGAGCACGCCCGACTTCTGCTGCACCGCGATCAGCTGAAGGATTTCGGGAAGGCTGAAATCGTCGAGATTGCCCTGGAGCGCCATCGGTCAGCTCCGTCCCGCGCCGGCCCGCCGCCCCGAGCCGCGCGCCGTCCGGGGCTCGCCCGGCGTCAGGCGCTCCACCGTCGCGGTGGTCGTGGCGAAGTAGCGGGAGACCGTGATCGCGTAGGTCAGGAGGAAGAGCAGCAGGAGCGGCACCCGCTTCGCCCAGTCGCTGCCCGGGATCGGCGAGACGTCGAGCGACGGGACGAGGGCGCCGTTCTGGATCACGAGGAGCCCCGCCGCCGTCATCACGAGGAGCGCGAAGAATCCCGAGAGGGGCGCTCCGCGCAGCATCTGGCCGCCGCCCGGAAGAAGGAACGTGATCAGCGCCTGGCCGATCGTGCGCCGCCGCGCGGCCGAGCGGTCGCGCCGCGTCAGGAGGAGCCGGGTGAACTCCATCGACTTGAGATCCTTCACGGTGCGGAAGCAGTCGTTGCAGAACGCGCGCTGCTGCATCCGGTGGACGCAGCGGCGGCAGACGATCTTCTGGCAGTTGGAGCAGTGCAGGGTCGGCAGGCTGCGCCCGAGCACCTGCCCGATTCCGGCGAAGATGAGGAAG
Coding sequences:
- a CDS encoding DUF4388 domain-containing protein, with protein sequence MALQGNLDDFSLPEILQLIAVQQKSGVLKLTAGDEIGVIFFEGGKVVSTRDRRRNAKDPLKPFLVKTGRLTDPQLRQVETIENESRRELTDILLSGNYLTSEQLGHAIEDQIQDTLHQLLTWKTGAYHFSGDSRTVPKFAVNVRLNTEGLLMESMRRIDEMARYREELSSTAMVLRPKALAVPPKEMTEAERRVLPLIDGLRPIRDIMAQSKLVDFEVYEALHHLLEQGVVEISLSAAPPKVTPMPGATAPRVAPRGGLALAIGTLVLALSLGLGIYGSPALLAPVQRSATPAPWAPPEIGGVDDAARVTLALETYRTMRGKYPGELATLARAGLVSSGTVEAVSKRYRYKSDGTSYSRSPR